The Candidatus Palauibacter australiensis genome segment CGGGCTCAGGGGCGGGCCCGGGTCGGGCGGACCGATGATCTCCGTCACGGAACCGTCAGCGGCGTGAAACTCGACCGCGTAGTGGGAACGCGAGGCGCTGGCCCAGGCGCCCCCCGGCCCGTGGGCCCGCAGCCACAGGGGCCCGTACGGCTGGTAGAGGTACAACTGGGCGGTGCCGCTGAAACCCTCCGCGAACCCGCTCATGTCGACGACCACGGTCCGGTGCCCTTCGGCCGCGGCTTCCGGCTCCCGCAGTACGACCGTGTCCGCGCTCCCGTCCGCGTTCACGTGGACGCGACCGTGGACGAACGGTTCGCCCGAACTCCGGAGCGAGCCGATGTCGACGAGCCTCCCTTCGGCGTCGAAGGTCACGGGGGCGGCCCCTCCCTGCCCGCCGAACGGTCGCCGCTGGACGCGCAGGTAGGTGGCGGCCGCGTCTCCCAGTTCGAAGGCCGTGTAGCGCGCCGCCTGGCGCACCCACAGTTCGCCCTCCGGAGAGAACCCCAGGCAACAGGGACCCCTGAACTCCTCGGGTCCGTCCCCTTCCCCGCCGAGGCGGAAGAGGAAGGCACCGCCCGGATCGAAGACGCGGACCTCGCTCACCTCCCGGTCGACGACCAGGACCCTCCCCAGCGAATCCTCGGCCACCGAGGCGATGCGGCTGAACAGATACGCTTCGGCGCCGTCGAGTTCCCCGATCTCGAGGTCTACGGTCCCCTCGAACGTGGGAACATCCGTCTCCAGCTCCGGGGCATCGCCATCGGTGCAGGAGGTGACCCAGAGCAAAATGGCCACGCACAGGGGAAAGGCGACCCACGGGACGGACCCGCGCGACCATCGTGGCTTCCGGGAGGGAAGCGATGCGTCCGACATGAAGAGACTCCGTTCAGGTCGCACCACCCGTCAGGGGCGGCGAGAGGGTGGGGTGCCGAGTTTGAATTCATTCCGGTCGAAGCGGCCGCCGCGCTTCAGGGTGAAGTGTATGGATTTGAGGTTCTCTACGCGTGCCGTGGGGTCCTCTTGCAGGAAGACGAGGTTGGCATACTTCCCTTCCTCTACCGTCCCGATCTCCTCCGCGAGACCCATGGCGAGCGCGCCGTTGCGCGTGGCGGCCTGGATGACGTCCGCCATGGGCATGCCCACCCGTTCGTGGAGGTAGGCCAGCTCGTCGTAGAGGGCCGGCCATTCGGCGCCCGGGGCCGGCGGGGCGTCGGTTCCCGCCGCGATCAGGACGCCGGCCTCATGGGCGCGGCGCGTGAGGCCAATGCTCTCCTCGGCGCTGCACGCGGCCCGAACGCCGCGCCGGCGCGGATCGGGAGGCGGCGCGTCCGGCCCTTCCCTCGCGGCACCCGGCCTCGGTGCGGGAGGCGCGGCGGCGCTGTCCCGGATCATCGTCATCTGCTCGCGGAAGAAGCCGACCTTGAGCGTCGCGTCGAGCACCGTGCCCTGGCGTTTCATCTCCTCGAGGACCGCGTCGATGCGCGGATCGTCGAGGTCCACGTCGACCCTGCCGGAGCGGCGGCCCGCGAGCGCTTCCGCCAGCACTTCGTCCGGGATCGCGGCGCTCGCCAGGCTGCACACGTGGGACATCGAGGTGACGCCCGCTCTCGCGACGTCCATCGGGAGGGCCGGGCCGACGTGCGTGTGCGACCAGACCGGCATCCCCTGGCGCCGGGCCTCCGCGGCGATCCGCGTCAGGAGGGGACCCTCGATCGAGGCGTAGGTCTTGAGCCCCGTCGCCTAGGTGCCGCGGGCCAGCGTGATCGTTTGGGCCAGATCCGTCTCGGCGTCCACGATCTGCAGCCAGGGGACGCGCCCGGGCACCTCTCCCATCGACGAGGACCGCGTGCGCGGGTCGACGAAGAAGGACTCGCCGGCGACGAGGGCCGCATAGTGGATGTCCGGCGCCGGGATCTCGCCCACCAGGGCCGCCCGTTGGAGTTCCGCGAGCGCGCGCACGTCGCCGGCCATGTCCCGGACCGTCGTCACGCCCCCGTAGATGAACCGGTTGAGTTCGAACTCGGCCGCGGCCCGGTCCGCGAGCGTGGCGAGGTGCGTGTGGCTCTCGATCAGTCCCGGGATGACGTACAGCCCCCGCGCATCCTCGACCTCCGCCTCGGGCCAGGCGTCGGGGGACAGTTCGTCGGTCGGGGCGAGCGCCGCGATCCTTCCGTCGCGGACGACGATCGACATGTCCGGCATGAGCGCGGCACCGGTGCCGTCCAACACGGAGACCCCTTCGTAGATGATCGTCTCCGACTCCGCGTTCGGATTCCGCGGCGGTTCCCCGCTCCGCGACTGGCCCGCGAGGGGGGCGGCGAGCGCGGAGAGTGCCATCGCCGCCGTCCATGCCAGCGGCCCGCGCGCGGCCCGTCTCCACATCCTCATTCTCCCCAGACGTCGCGCAGGACGCGCAGCGCATTGAGCCCCAGGATTCGCTCGATGCGCTCCGACGAGTGTCCGCGCGCGGCGAGCATGCCGGCCAGCTGCCGGAACTGGTCGGGGCCCTGAAGATCCGGGATGAAGGGGACGACGCCGGGGCGCTCCCCCGCCGCGCTGATCCCCGCCCTGCGCCGCGCCTCGACCTCCCGGCGGGCCGCCTCGTACGCCGCGTCGAGATCGTCCACGGCCGTCGTCCCGC includes the following:
- a CDS encoding 6-bladed beta-propeller, encoding MSDASLPSRKPRWSRGSVPWVAFPLCVAILLWVTSCTDGDAPELETDVPTFEGTVDLEIGELDGAEAYLFSRIASVAEDSLGRVLVVDREVSEVRVFDPGGAFLFRLGGEGDGPEEFRGPCCLGFSPEGELWVRQAARYTAFELGDAAATYLRVQRRPFGGQGGAAPVTFDAEGRLVDIGSLRSSGEPFVHGRVHVNADGSADTVVLREPEAAAEGHRTVVVDMSGFAEGFSGTAQLYLYQPYGPLWLRAHGPGGAWASASRSHYAVEFHAADGSVTEIIGPPDPGPPLSPEEREYARSRLERDMERGNLDEPAFEIPERKGPVADIFFDQAGRLWVEKAAADGAEMVEADVYEGAALVARYRWPSRVDPGAVPWATGTALYGVTTDELGVERAARVRFERRP
- a CDS encoding amidohydrolase family protein — translated: MAAEARRQGMPVWSHTHVGPALPMDVARAGVTSMSHVCSLASAAIPDEVLAEALAGRRSGRVDVDLDDPRIDAVLEEMKRQGTVLDATLKVGFFREQMTMIRDSAAAPPAPRPGAAREGPDAPPPDPRRRGVRAACSAEESIGLTRRAHEAGVLIAAGTDAPPAPGAEWPALYDELAYLHERVGMPMADVIQAATRNGALAMGLAEEIGTVEEGKYANLVFLQEDPTARVENLKSIHFTLKRGGRFDRNEFKLGTPPSRRP